In Zea mays cultivar B73 chromosome 7, Zm-B73-REFERENCE-NAM-5.0, whole genome shotgun sequence, the following proteins share a genomic window:
- the LOC100282885 gene encoding elongation factor 1-delta 1 encodes MAVSFANLNSEAGLKKLDEYLLTRSYITGYQASKDDLAVYTSFSAAPSSKYINVARWFNHIDALVRLSGITAEGQGVKVESSAVPSAPTPDVAEAQAPVAEEDDDDDVDLFGEETEDEKKAAEERAAAAKASGKKKESGKSSVLLDVKPWDDETDMAKLEEAVRSVQMEGLLWGASKLVPVGYGIKKLQIMMTIVDDLVSVDTLIEDYLCAEPVNEYVQSCDIVAFNKI; translated from the exons ATGGCGGTTTCTTTCGCAAACCTCAACTCCGAGGCAGGGCTTAAAAAGCTTGATGAGTACCTTCTCACTCGCAGCTACATCACTGG CTACCAAGCTTCCAAGGATGACTTGGCTGTCTACACTTCGTTTTCGGCTGCTCCCTCGTCCAAGTATATCAACGTAGCAAGGTGGTTTAACCACATTGATGCGCTCGTGAGGCTGAG CGGAATTACTGCAGAGGGCCAAGGTGTGAAGGTTGAATCCTCAGCAGTTCCTTCAGCCCCAACTCCAGATGTTGCTGAAGCACAG GCCCCAGTTGCTgaggaggacgacgacgatgatgttgACCTTTTTGGTGAGGAGaccgaagatgagaagaaggctgCTGAAGAGCGTGCTGCAGCTGCCAAGGCTTCTGGCAAGAAGAAAGAAT CTGGGAAGTCATCAGTTTTACTTGATGTGAAGCCATGGGACGATGAGACTGACATGGCCAAGCTCGAGGAAGCTGTTAGGAGTGTCCAGATGGAAGGGCTGCTCTGGGGCGCAT CCAAGCTTGTCCCAGTTGGATATGGTATCAAGAAGCTGCAAATCATGATGACCATCGTCGACGACCTTGTCTCTGTCGACACTCTCATTGAGGACTATCTGTGCGCTGAGCCAGTGAACGAGTACGTGCAGAGCTGCGACATAGTTGCCTTCAACAAGATCT AG
- the LOC103634391 gene encoding uncharacterized protein: protein MGIINWMQDRFNGKHDKRRPEAINSGSARESCRQDDRAREGKSRNDGGDWPAPQHGLLSIGTLGDDDPPPPRASSQADDVLDFTIEEVKKLQDALNKLLRRAKSKSSSSSSSSRGSGASATDEDRRASHSQLPLDRFLNCPSSLEVDRRVSLIRHDGGGESGEFSPDTQIILSKARDLLVHSNGTAIRKKSFKFLLKKMFVCHGGFAPAPSLKDPVESRMEKLFRTMLQKKMNARPSNAAVSSRKYYLDDKPSGRMMTRDGRRRHDGEDDDEKGSDRIKWDKTDTDFIVLEI from the exons ATGGGG ATCATTAACTGGATGCAGGATCGCTTCAACGGTAAACACGATAAGAGGCGACCCGAGGCCATTAACTCGGGATCAGCTCGCG AAAGCTGCCGCCAAGACGACCGCGCGCGCGAGGGCAAGAGCCGCAACGACGGCGGCGACTGGCCGGCGCCACAGCACGGCCTCCTGTCGATCGGGacgctgggagacgacgacccgccgccgccgcgcgcgtcGTCGCAGGCCGACGACGTGCTGGACTTCACCATCGAGGAGGTGAAAAAGCTCCAGGACGCGCTGAACAAGCTGCTCCGGCGCGCCAAGTCCAAGTCCAGCTCCAGCTCCAGCTCCTCCCGCGGGTCGGGCGCCAGCGCCACCGACGAGGACCGCCGCGCCAGCCACAGCCAGCTGCCGCTCGACAGGTTCCTCAACTGCCCCTCCAGCCTCGAGGTCGACCGGAGGGTCTCGCTGATCAGGCACGACGGTGGTGGCGAGAGCGGCGAGTTCTCGCCGGACACGCAGATCATACTCAGCAAGGCCAGGGATCTCCTCGTCCACAGCAACGGCACCGCCATCAGGAAGAAGTCGTTCAAGTTCCTCCTGAAGAAGATGTTCGTCTGCCATGGCGGCTTCGCCCCCGCGCCGAGCTTGAAGGATCCAGTTGAATCGAGAATGGAGAAG TTGTTCAGAACGATGCTTCAGAAGAAGATGAATGCTCGCCCGAGCAACGCTGCAGTGTCATCCAGGAAGTACTACCTCGACGACAAGCCGAGCGGGAGGATGATGACACGGGATGGTCGTCGTCGTCACGATGGAGAGGACGATGACGAGAAGGGCTCTGACAGAATCAAGTGGGATAAAACTGATACTGACT TCATCGTTCTGGAGATCTAG